The following are encoded together in the Candidatus Woesebacteria bacterium genome:
- a CDS encoding glycosyltransferase — translation MRILMVTATYAPSINGIAIAISNLKSSLESFGHEVTILAPNNPNVTKEEKGVIRYPSLENPVVKDYPIPLAPGPKSLAKLLSGYEPDIIHVHHPLHIGGMARLLALRFKVPLVFTYHTRYDLYAKKYVKFLPNSLREMFYGNRIDKFCKNVDLIIAPSNYIQKSLLKKFPYQEVVAIPSGVSKLTTSDNKALSLKEKLSIGNSKTVLLTVGRVAREKNQEVLIHAMKHLNDDFVLIIAGDGPSRSSLEHLAGKLGVEERVIFAGRIEHSLIGAYYEIADCFVYSSTTETQGIIFLEALSHGLPIVSVKSSASLEWVKSEVGYQTESKPNLIAESITKITKGDRENFAQQARKIASDFTSEKMSQKLLDEYERLLKNKKFYSELTATGWQSWSTKPKGLVKFPIRNFAPSGKMFLPETKTIKTGKKPIVGWSSWYAYWWKINEKKIIDQTKWFSQHSEIPVEFIVIDDGWTRWGDWENENIKRFPNGVGTVSKKIKKLGFKPGIWLAPFLVDPRSELAKKHPEYLVRYNNKLVEGMKVTSFDRFIFPKYILDIRKKEVRKHLVNSIRKLVINDGFELLKLDYLYAPFFIPGVGMHEAGYYLNKFLLNVKKMYPQVYTIASGCPFAPALGVVDAMRICPDISIPFIDNIPLVSSIYHKRKLLLSKGNIKNRANMKKHWNINTDSYVCRKSLRVNNKILLQFAKEIKHMDSDILLGDDFTRLEKERIDKLILPLFVK, via the coding sequence ATGCGAATCTTAATGGTGACGGCTACATATGCTCCTTCGATAAACGGTATTGCTATTGCGATATCAAATTTGAAAAGTTCGCTTGAAAGTTTTGGTCATGAAGTTACAATTCTTGCTCCTAACAATCCAAATGTAACAAAAGAGGAGAAAGGAGTAATTAGATATCCGTCTTTGGAGAATCCGGTCGTGAAAGACTATCCCATACCACTGGCTCCTGGACCAAAAAGTTTAGCCAAACTGTTGAGTGGATATGAACCCGATATAATTCACGTTCACCATCCGTTGCATATTGGGGGAATGGCAAGGCTGTTAGCCTTGCGTTTTAAGGTGCCTTTGGTTTTTACTTATCATACGAGATACGATTTGTATGCGAAAAAATATGTTAAATTTCTTCCTAATAGTTTACGTGAAATGTTTTATGGTAACAGGATCGACAAATTCTGCAAAAATGTTGACTTAATTATTGCGCCGTCAAACTACATTCAGAAAAGTTTACTTAAGAAGTTCCCGTATCAAGAAGTTGTTGCAATTCCTTCGGGAGTTTCAAAATTAACAACAAGTGACAACAAAGCTTTGTCCCTAAAAGAAAAATTGTCTATTGGAAACAGCAAAACGGTTTTATTAACTGTCGGTAGGGTTGCAAGAGAGAAAAATCAGGAAGTATTAATTCACGCAATGAAACACTTGAATGACGATTTTGTATTGATAATAGCGGGAGATGGTCCAAGTCGATCTTCCTTGGAGCATCTAGCCGGTAAGTTAGGAGTGGAAGAGAGGGTGATTTTTGCAGGTCGGATAGAGCATTCTTTGATTGGTGCTTATTACGAGATTGCGGATTGTTTTGTGTATTCGTCGACGACTGAGACGCAGGGAATTATATTTCTTGAGGCATTATCGCACGGACTACCGATTGTAAGTGTGAAGTCATCCGCTTCGCTTGAATGGGTGAAATCCGAGGTCGGATATCAAACCGAATCAAAACCTAATCTTATTGCAGAGAGTATTACCAAGATAACTAAAGGAGATCGAGAAAATTTTGCTCAACAAGCTCGTAAGATAGCTAGTGATTTTACTTCTGAGAAAATGTCTCAAAAACTTCTTGATGAATACGAAAGGTTGCTGAAAAACAAAAAATTTTATTCCGAACTAACAGCCACCGGCTGGCAATCATGGAGTACCAAACCAAAAGGACTTGTAAAATTTCCGATAAGAAATTTTGCTCCGAGTGGGAAAATGTTTTTGCCTGAAACTAAAACCATAAAGACTGGCAAAAAACCAATAGTTGGCTGGTCTTCGTGGTATGCATATTGGTGGAAAATAAATGAAAAGAAAATAATTGACCAAACCAAATGGTTCTCACAGCACTCGGAAATTCCGGTTGAGTTTATAGTAATTGACGATGGTTGGACGCGTTGGGGAGATTGGGAAAATGAAAATATAAAAAGGTTTCCGAACGGAGTTGGAACGGTGAGTAAGAAAATAAAAAAACTAGGTTTCAAACCGGGTATATGGCTAGCACCGTTTTTGGTTGATCCACGAAGCGAGCTTGCTAAGAAACACCCCGAGTACTTAGTTCGTTACAACAATAAGTTGGTTGAAGGAATGAAAGTCACAAGTTTTGACAGATTTATTTTTCCTAAATATATTCTCGATATTAGGAAGAAAGAAGTTAGGAAACATTTGGTAAATTCCATTAGGAAACTTGTAATAAATGACGGTTTTGAGCTTTTAAAGTTAGATTATTTATATGCACCTTTTTTTATTCCCGGTGTTGGAATGCATGAAGCCGGATATTATTTAAACAAGTTTTTACTTAATGTAAAAAAAATGTATCCGCAAGTTTATACAATTGCCAGTGGTTGTCCTTTTGCGCCCGCACTTGGTGTTGTTGACGCTATGCGGATTTGTCCCGACATATCCATACCGTTTATTGACAATATTCCTCTTGTTTCTTCGATTTATCACAAACGAAAATTACTACTATCTAAAGGCAATATTAAAAATCGAGCAAACATGAAAAAACATTGGAATATCAATACCGATAGTTACGTTTGTCGCAAATCGCTTAGAGTGAATAATAAAATACTGTTACAATTTGCCAAAGAAATTAAACACATGGATAGTGATATATTGCTAGGTGATGATTTCACCCGTCTCGAAAAGGAAAGAATTGATAAACTCATCCTGCCACTTTTTGTAAAATGA
- a CDS encoding AAA family ATPase: protein MNISKIVLVNFRNFASKIIEFSDMISVIVGDNASGKTNILEAINLLATGKSFKAKVEEEMVGYDADIARISALIEGKPYMVDREENLTAKANRSRIKLEVVLTRGKIKVGENPDKYEKVARKKLSVNGVGKRLIDFAGNFNVVLFSPSDMDIITESPSVRRKFLDTVLSQSDREYRRALHAYEKGLRQRNRLLIRIREEGLSRSQLLFWNSILIKNGDFISNSRQNFIDFINAMKPLNSQTFRVIYDNSAISGERLEQYSKEETAAGTTLVGPHRDDIVIKIKDQKSKINKDRDLSKYGSRGEQRMGVLFLKLSELSFLEKITQDKPVLLLDDIFSELDHEHRDVVMTAVKGRQVIITTADPHFVVGMKRIEKIKI, encoded by the coding sequence ATGAATATTTCAAAAATAGTCCTCGTTAATTTCAGAAACTTTGCCAGTAAAATAATTGAATTTTCTGACATGATTTCTGTTATTGTTGGTGATAATGCCAGCGGGAAAACCAACATCCTCGAAGCTATTAATTTGCTTGCAACAGGCAAGAGTTTCAAAGCAAAAGTTGAGGAAGAGATGGTTGGTTATGACGCCGACATTGCACGCATATCTGCATTAATTGAAGGTAAGCCGTACATGGTCGACAGGGAAGAAAACCTAACTGCCAAAGCTAATCGGTCACGCATCAAACTTGAGGTTGTTTTAACCCGAGGAAAGATCAAAGTTGGTGAAAACCCGGATAAGTATGAAAAAGTGGCACGCAAGAAACTTAGTGTTAATGGAGTAGGTAAAAGATTGATTGACTTTGCGGGAAACTTCAACGTTGTACTATTTTCTCCAAGTGACATGGATATTATTACTGAGTCGCCAAGTGTTCGGAGAAAGTTTTTAGATACTGTTTTGTCGCAAAGCGATAGAGAATACCGACGTGCTTTGCATGCTTACGAGAAAGGACTTAGACAAAGAAATAGGCTATTAATTAGAATTAGAGAAGAGGGATTATCGAGAAGTCAACTTTTGTTTTGGAACAGTATCTTAATCAAAAACGGAGACTTTATATCAAATTCAAGGCAAAATTTCATTGACTTTATCAATGCCATGAAGCCGTTAAATAGTCAGACGTTTAGGGTGATTTACGACAATAGTGCTATAAGCGGCGAGAGGTTAGAGCAATATTCAAAAGAAGAAACAGCGGCGGGAACTACACTGGTTGGTCCGCACCGGGACGATATTGTGATAAAGATTAAAGATCAAAAATCAAAAATTAATAAAGATAGGGATCTGTCAAAATACGGAAGCCGCGGGGAACAGCGGATGGGAGTTTTATTTTTGAAACTTAGCGAGCTTTCCTTTTTGGAAAAAATTACACAGGACAAGCCGGTACTTTTACTTGATGATATTTTTTCCGAGCTTGACCATGAACACAGAGATGTGGTGATGACCGCGGTAAAAGGCCGTCAGGTAATTATTACAACTGCAGATCCTCACTTTGTAGTCGGAATGAAAAGAATTGAAAAAATTAAGATTTAG
- a CDS encoding NAD(P)H-hydrate dehydratase yields the protein MKVFDKKDLLKLYTPPKNSTGEDNGQITIIGGSKLFHGAPLLSLIAASKFVDMVFFASPDPSVGEVASKLKSRLSSFIWVPWEDVEHYIEKSDAILIGPGFMRYETESRDIKSSIKNKILNIRNPKLNMLDKAGKETYEITAHLLTKYRDKKWVIDAGSLQVMEANWIPKNAILTPNKKEFEMLCGNKQLTVGSKGNSQTANHMLQAASKMAKKYYCTIVLKGPETIVVSPDEVVIVKGGNAGLTKGGTGDTLAGLTVALLAKNDAFLAATSASYILKFTADKLFETVGVNYSADDLASSIPLYLKKLI from the coding sequence GTGAAAGTATTTGACAAAAAGGATCTTCTTAAATTATATACACCACCCAAAAACTCAACCGGGGAGGATAATGGTCAGATTACAATAATTGGCGGATCAAAACTTTTTCATGGTGCGCCACTTCTTTCTTTAATTGCCGCATCCAAATTTGTCGACATGGTATTTTTTGCGTCTCCTGATCCAAGTGTTGGTGAGGTGGCTTCGAAACTTAAATCCCGATTAAGCTCATTCATATGGGTACCGTGGGAAGACGTAGAACATTATATTGAAAAATCAGATGCAATATTAATTGGGCCGGGTTTTATGAGGTACGAAACGGAGAGCCGAGATATTAAATCAAGCATTAAAAATAAAATATTAAACATAAGAAATCCAAAACTAAACATGTTGGATAAGGCGGGAAAGGAAACTTATGAAATAACAGCGCATTTACTTACAAAATATCGCGATAAAAAATGGGTAATCGATGCGGGGAGTTTGCAGGTTATGGAAGCCAATTGGATTCCCAAAAATGCCATTCTTACGCCAAATAAAAAAGAGTTTGAAATGCTTTGTGGTAACAAGCAGTTGACGGTTGGTAGTAAGGGAAATTCGCAGACGGCAAACCATATGTTGCAGGCTGCATCAAAGATGGCAAAAAAATATTATTGTACAATTGTTCTCAAGGGGCCGGAGACAATTGTGGTATCACCTGACGAAGTAGTTATCGTTAAAGGCGGCAATGCAGGGCTAACAAAAGGTGGTACGGGAGATACTCTGGCTGGGCTTACTGTTGCACTTTTGGCCAAAAACGATGCCTTTCTTGCCGCAACAAGTGCGTCATATATTTTGAAATTCACTGCCGACAAATTGTTTGAAACAGTGGGCGTAAACTACAGCGCCGACGATTTGGCTTCCTCGATACCCTTATATTTGAAAAAATTGATCTAG
- a CDS encoding Fic family protein translates to MYSPKFSITNKILQNIGAIEACKEVIENAPLVPYYEKQFKSEAIVRTVHHATHIEGNDLSLDQTKKVLEGEQVLGRERDIQEVINYRNVVSLLDELMSKRGGYDLQTLTDIHKETVKRLVPDEKVGVLRKTQVVIKEEETGEIIFQPPPFIEIPYLLEDFFIWLNSESTKEIHPVLLSGIVHYVLVSIHPFVEGNGRSTRAFSTLVLMREGYDIKRFFSLEEYFDMDPGDYYEAFSVTDKQSRDIAARDLTYWLEYFTKALSISLGKVKDKIRKLSIDSKLMGRIGHQVALTERQMQLVEYLSENGSGIMKELKTVLPMVSEDTVLRDVKDLLDKNIVKKEGSTKASRYYLTSSSAS, encoded by the coding sequence ATGTATAGTCCAAAGTTCTCAATAACCAATAAAATTCTCCAAAACATAGGAGCGATCGAGGCATGTAAGGAAGTTATTGAAAATGCCCCGCTTGTTCCGTATTACGAGAAACAATTTAAATCAGAAGCAATTGTGAGAACTGTACATCATGCTACCCATATCGAAGGAAACGATCTGAGTTTGGATCAAACCAAAAAAGTTCTTGAGGGGGAACAGGTATTGGGTCGGGAAAGAGATATTCAGGAAGTAATTAATTACAGAAATGTCGTTTCGCTTTTGGATGAACTTATGTCAAAACGTGGCGGTTACGATTTGCAGACGTTAACCGATATTCACAAAGAGACAGTCAAAAGACTGGTTCCCGATGAAAAGGTGGGAGTACTTCGAAAGACACAAGTCGTGATTAAGGAAGAAGAAACAGGAGAAATAATATTTCAACCACCTCCGTTTATCGAAATACCATATCTACTTGAAGATTTCTTTATTTGGTTAAACTCGGAGTCAACGAAAGAAATTCATCCGGTTTTATTATCCGGAATTGTTCATTATGTACTCGTATCGATCCATCCTTTTGTCGAGGGAAACGGAAGATCTACCAGGGCTTTTTCGACACTTGTTCTTATGAGGGAAGGGTATGACATTAAACGCTTTTTCTCATTGGAAGAGTATTTTGATATGGATCCGGGTGATTATTACGAAGCATTTTCTGTGACAGACAAACAATCACGCGACATTGCCGCAAGAGACTTAACTTACTGGTTGGAGTATTTCACCAAAGCATTGTCGATTTCATTGGGTAAAGTCAAAGACAAAATTAGGAAATTGTCGATTGATTCAAAACTTATGGGAAGAATCGGTCATCAAGTAGCCCTGACGGAACGACAAATGCAACTGGTCGAATACTTATCCGAAAACGGATCAGGAATTATGAAAGAATTGAAAACAGTTTTACCGATGGTTTCGGAGGACACGGTGCTAAGAGACGTGAAAGATTTGCTTGATAAAAATATTGTCAAAAAAGAAGGAAGTACCAAAGCATCCCGTTATTATTTGACCAGTAGCAGTGCTTCGTAA
- a CDS encoding ATP-dependent DNA ligase, which produces MEFKDVSLYLDKLEKTSSRIEITKTLAELIREAGSDEIDKIVYLLLGVLTPSYRSVVFNVAEKMMIEVVAKAYEIDKDTVTAKYKEVGDLGDTAYYYANKRTGKSKLQVNEIYNDLIEIAEDEGEGSQDRKIDSLARLIASLDATSAKFIARIPIGKLRLGFSDKTIIDAISWSISDDKSYSAKLKKAYGVLPDVGLLAKNVKQKGIDETVNNISPELGVPVMPMLAQRIKTTKEMIEKMGEIAIEPKFDGVRVLIHYAKSKDNENPFVRAFTRNLNDVTHMFPELNEIGRYIKAESAIFDTEGVGVDPKTERLVDFQMTMQRRRKHNIGKTALDIPLRFQVFDVVMVNGESLMNLPYEKRRKILGEIIIKNKFIVVDQFTKTQDATFIRKEHKRLIDLGLEGIIVKKLSSKYVAGRTGFRWVKMKEVEDTNGKLSDTVDCVVMGFSRGRGKRANFGVGQFLAGIKKADRFATITKVGTGLSDEQFKTLNEKLKTIVTDKKPKGYVVDKTLEPDFWVTPSLVVELAADEITVSPRHTSGYALRFPRLVRFRYDKTADQVTMLEEIKEIGNL; this is translated from the coding sequence ATGGAATTCAAAGATGTGTCGCTTTACCTTGATAAACTGGAGAAAACTTCTTCAAGAATCGAAATAACCAAAACACTAGCTGAGTTAATACGTGAGGCGGGTAGTGATGAAATAGATAAGATTGTTTATCTTTTACTCGGCGTACTTACTCCGTCATATAGAAGTGTCGTATTTAATGTTGCAGAAAAAATGATGATTGAAGTAGTCGCCAAAGCCTACGAAATTGATAAAGATACAGTGACTGCAAAATACAAAGAAGTAGGCGACCTTGGTGACACGGCTTATTATTACGCCAACAAAAGAACGGGAAAATCTAAATTGCAGGTAAATGAAATATATAACGATCTGATTGAGATTGCCGAAGATGAGGGCGAAGGAAGTCAGGATAGAAAAATTGATTCACTTGCTCGGCTTATTGCTTCGCTTGATGCCACGAGTGCAAAATTCATTGCGAGAATTCCAATTGGCAAACTACGACTTGGTTTTTCCGATAAGACAATTATTGATGCTATCAGCTGGTCAATTTCAGATGATAAATCATATAGTGCCAAACTGAAAAAAGCTTACGGGGTTTTGCCGGATGTCGGATTGTTGGCGAAAAATGTCAAACAAAAGGGAATTGATGAAACCGTCAACAATATATCTCCTGAGCTTGGTGTTCCCGTCATGCCAATGCTTGCCCAGAGAATAAAAACTACGAAAGAAATGATAGAGAAAATGGGAGAGATCGCAATAGAACCAAAATTTGACGGGGTACGTGTACTTATCCACTATGCAAAGTCCAAAGACAACGAAAATCCGTTCGTAAGAGCTTTTACGAGAAACTTAAACGACGTTACACACATGTTCCCGGAGTTAAATGAAATTGGCAGGTATATTAAAGCAGAAAGCGCAATTTTTGATACGGAGGGGGTTGGAGTTGATCCAAAAACCGAAAGATTGGTGGATTTCCAAATGACAATGCAAAGAAGAAGGAAGCATAATATCGGGAAAACCGCTCTTGATATTCCTCTTAGATTTCAAGTCTTTGATGTCGTTATGGTCAATGGCGAAAGTTTGATGAACTTGCCTTATGAAAAACGCCGGAAAATATTGGGTGAGATAATTATCAAAAACAAATTTATCGTTGTTGATCAATTCACAAAAACGCAAGACGCCACTTTTATTAGAAAGGAGCACAAAAGGCTAATTGATTTGGGACTAGAGGGCATTATTGTAAAAAAATTATCGAGTAAATATGTCGCGGGGAGGACAGGTTTTCGGTGGGTAAAAATGAAAGAGGTGGAGGATACAAATGGTAAATTATCAGACACGGTTGATTGTGTTGTCATGGGTTTTTCAAGAGGAAGGGGGAAACGTGCCAACTTTGGAGTTGGGCAATTCCTGGCGGGAATTAAAAAAGCCGATAGGTTTGCAACGATCACAAAAGTAGGAACCGGGTTGTCGGATGAGCAGTTCAAAACACTAAATGAAAAACTTAAAACAATCGTAACTGACAAAAAGCCAAAGGGTTATGTTGTCGATAAAACTTTGGAACCTGATTTTTGGGTAACTCCATCGCTTGTTGTCGAGTTAGCAGCTGATGAGATTACGGTTAGTCCAAGACATACATCAGGATACGCGCTTCGTTTTCCGAGATTAGTAAGATTTCGGTATGACAAAACAGCTGACCAAGTAACCATGCTAGAAGAGATAAAGGAAATAGGTAATTTGTGA
- a CDS encoding HAD-IC family P-type ATPase, producing MKVVAKGLSLHEAKTLLGKFGPNKLPEKKPPSSFAILASQFKSPLVYVLLAAGLVTTLLREFSDSLVILFVVTINTALGFLQEKKASDALTALKALVHPSALVVRDGKKQSIAGELIVPGDIVFVAQGNKVPADGKIVSANRLLVEEAILTGESMPVDKGVDDEVFMGTIVSSGEAYFKVTKTGQFTQIGAIAKSVQVKDDDTPLTLQLKKFSNQLTVLVIVLTVIVFIVGLISKLKLEEIFTTSVALAVSSIPEGLLIALTVVLAVGMQRILKNKGLVRNLVSAETLGGVTTICVDKTGTLTHGKLQVVNVHGDVDKICLQHFASSSDPIMEVAHDWIKEHSKHYEKIKNEFSKECETIDSIPFTPENRYYATLIEHTDSNREIYINGAPELLLKYSTLTLKEKKDIKSQIKSMTQTGRRVIGMAKKNVPDSVNKITEKDIDTHLEWIGLLEFTDPVRENLIHPFEEAKLAGIKTIVITGDYAETAISVMREIGIPVDTKRIVLGKELENMSESKVSEILRDYYEASDLPILFARTKPEQKLKVINALKSNGEVVAMMGDGVNDAPALHRSDIGIVVGDATDVAKESADLILLDSSFETIISAIKEGRGIFDNLRKIILYLMSDSFEEIVAVMGVMLLQLPLPVTAVQILWINLVSDGLPHLALTVDPKDPKIMRRKPRNQNENLVSPWMKKLIFTVSSVGGLSAFSLFVYSYVTTNDLIYAQSIAFATLGINSLVYVFSVRTLTDPFWVENPFNNIWLNLAVLGGIIFQIIPFIYSPVGRFLGIEPISLASWALVVGASLLMFLVIEFSKSIFRHHLAEV from the coding sequence ATGAAAGTTGTAGCGAAGGGTCTTAGTTTACATGAGGCAAAAACTTTGCTAGGTAAATTTGGCCCCAACAAACTTCCTGAGAAAAAACCGCCTTCCTCTTTTGCAATTTTAGCTTCACAATTTAAAAGTCCTTTGGTTTATGTATTGCTTGCCGCAGGGCTGGTGACAACTTTATTGCGCGAGTTTTCCGACTCACTGGTAATTTTGTTTGTCGTGACGATTAATACGGCTCTAGGTTTCCTGCAAGAAAAGAAAGCAAGTGATGCATTAACGGCGCTCAAAGCTTTGGTTCATCCTTCGGCACTGGTAGTGAGAGACGGGAAAAAGCAAAGCATTGCCGGTGAATTGATAGTACCGGGCGATATCGTTTTTGTAGCGCAGGGAAACAAGGTACCGGCGGACGGGAAGATCGTGTCGGCAAATCGGCTTTTAGTTGAAGAAGCGATTCTAACAGGTGAATCAATGCCTGTTGACAAAGGAGTGGATGATGAAGTATTTATGGGTACTATTGTTTCTTCGGGTGAAGCGTATTTTAAAGTAACCAAAACGGGACAGTTTACGCAAATCGGAGCGATCGCAAAATCGGTTCAAGTGAAAGATGACGATACTCCATTAACGCTTCAACTTAAAAAATTCTCAAATCAATTAACCGTTTTGGTGATAGTTCTAACGGTCATTGTTTTTATCGTTGGACTAATTTCAAAACTCAAATTGGAAGAAATATTTACGACGTCTGTCGCATTGGCAGTGTCGTCGATACCCGAGGGACTATTGATTGCATTAACAGTAGTGTTGGCAGTAGGAATGCAGCGGATTTTGAAAAATAAAGGACTTGTGAGAAATCTGGTTTCAGCAGAAACCTTAGGGGGAGTGACCACGATATGTGTTGATAAAACGGGAACATTAACTCATGGAAAATTACAGGTGGTAAATGTCCATGGAGATGTTGATAAAATTTGCTTACAGCATTTTGCATCATCAAGCGATCCGATTATGGAAGTGGCGCATGATTGGATAAAAGAACACTCAAAACATTATGAAAAAATAAAAAATGAATTTAGTAAAGAATGTGAAACTATCGATTCGATTCCGTTTACTCCCGAAAACCGGTATTACGCAACCTTAATTGAACACACCGATTCCAACCGCGAAATATATATAAACGGCGCTCCGGAATTATTATTGAAATATTCCACTCTGACATTAAAGGAGAAAAAAGACATTAAAAGTCAGATAAAAAGCATGACACAAACGGGCAGGAGGGTGATTGGAATGGCAAAAAAGAATGTGCCCGACAGTGTCAACAAAATAACGGAGAAAGACATTGATACACATCTTGAGTGGATCGGATTGTTGGAATTTACAGACCCGGTTCGCGAAAACCTCATTCATCCTTTCGAAGAAGCAAAGTTAGCAGGTATAAAAACGATTGTAATTACAGGTGATTATGCAGAAACAGCCATATCAGTCATGCGGGAAATTGGAATTCCGGTTGACACAAAAAGAATTGTATTGGGCAAAGAATTAGAGAATATGAGTGAAAGCAAAGTGTCCGAGATTTTGAGAGACTATTATGAAGCATCCGATTTACCCATACTTTTTGCCAGAACAAAACCGGAACAAAAACTTAAAGTGATTAATGCGCTTAAAAGTAACGGCGAGGTTGTAGCTATGATGGGTGATGGTGTAAACGACGCCCCGGCACTTCACCGGTCGGATATTGGGATTGTCGTAGGTGACGCAACGGATGTCGCAAAAGAATCAGCCGATTTAATACTTCTTGACTCGAGTTTCGAAACTATTATTTCCGCCATTAAAGAAGGAAGGGGGATTTTTGATAATTTGAGAAAAATAATTCTCTATCTAATGAGTGATTCATTTGAAGAAATTGTGGCCGTAATGGGAGTGATGCTTTTACAACTTCCACTACCGGTTACCGCAGTACAAATCCTTTGGATAAATCTTGTTTCCGACGGTCTGCCGCACCTTGCCTTAACGGTGGATCCGAAAGACCCGAAAATTATGAGACGTAAACCGAGAAATCAAAATGAAAATTTGGTTAGTCCGTGGATGAAAAAGTTAATTTTTACCGTTTCATCCGTTGGTGGGTTGTCGGCTTTTTCATTGTTTGTATATAGCTATGTGACGACCAACGATTTGATATATGCGCAGTCGATCGCTTTTGCAACACTTGGCATCAATTCACTTGTTTATGTGTTTTCGGTACGGACCTTGACAGATCCTTTCTGGGTTGAAAATCCCTTCAATAACATTTGGTTGAACTTGGCTGTTTTGGGGGGAATAATATTTCAAATAATTCCTTTTATATACTCACCCGTTGGAAGATTTTTGGGAATTGAGCCGATAAGTTTGGCAAGCTGGGCATTGGTAGTTGGCGCTTCTTTATTAATGTTTTTAGTAATCGAATTTTCCAAATCAATATTTCGCCATCACTTGGCTGAAGTGTAA
- a CDS encoding calcium/sodium antiporter — MLLILILVILVLSLVLIKSADVVVTSIIKIAKRSHVNKYAISAVILAVGTSFPELFVSITSAIEGNPRLALGIVLGSNIANISLVAGITALITGKINVSRDFLRRDVSIALVAGILPMILLIDGSLGRIDGLILLSIYLAYATSLFKARFTQIGERIERENYIHRFLSKPVSIDKEKTKAFGQLFLGVALMLFASDLIVNVSELLAESARISVFVIGLIVLAAGTSLPEFAFSLRSIDNKQPTMFFGNLLGSIIANSTLIIGVTALISPIAISVEHDYFLVSITFVALFLTFWYFIKSKFSLERWEAVFLLVIYLIFLILQFVNV, encoded by the coding sequence ATGTTGTTAATTCTAATTTTAGTAATTCTAGTCTTGTCTTTAGTCCTTATTAAATCGGCTGATGTGGTAGTAACTTCGATAATTAAAATTGCCAAAAGGTCTCATGTAAATAAGTATGCAATCTCGGCAGTTATTCTTGCCGTCGGAACTTCTTTTCCCGAACTGTTTGTTAGTATTACTTCCGCGATCGAAGGCAATCCGAGATTGGCACTTGGCATCGTGTTGGGGAGTAACATTGCCAATATTTCATTAGTTGCCGGCATCACGGCATTAATAACCGGAAAAATCAATGTATCGCGTGATTTCTTGCGCCGCGATGTGTCAATCGCACTTGTCGCGGGAATTCTCCCGATGATTTTATTGATCGATGGAAGTTTAGGTAGGATTGATGGGCTAATACTCTTGTCTATTTATTTAGCTTACGCAACAAGTTTATTTAAAGCCAGATTTACACAGATAGGTGAAAGAATAGAAAGAGAAAACTACATACATAGATTTCTCTCAAAACCTGTTTCTATCGACAAAGAAAAAACTAAAGCGTTTGGACAGTTGTTTTTGGGTGTTGCACTTATGTTATTTGCATCGGATCTGATTGTTAATGTCTCCGAACTCCTGGCGGAGTCTGCGAGAATATCGGTTTTTGTAATCGGTCTTATCGTGCTTGCAGCGGGAACATCACTTCCCGAGTTTGCGTTTTCCCTAAGAAGTATTGACAACAAACAGCCGACAATGTTTTTTGGCAATTTATTAGGATCAATTATTGCCAACTCCACCCTGATAATTGGTGTAACTGCACTTATAAGCCCAATTGCGATAAGTGTCGAGCATGATTATTTTCTTGTTAGTATTACTTTTGTGGCATTATTTTTAACTTTTTGGTATTTTATTAAAAGTAAATTTAGTCTTGAGAGGTGGGAAGCGGTATTTTTGCTTGTAATTTATTTGATCTTTTTGATTCTCCAATTTGTAAACGTCTAA